Genomic window (Myxococcota bacterium):
CGAGGACGACGCGCGCGCGGTCGGGCCCGACCTGCTACAACCCATGCGCGTCCGCCGTGCGCTCGCGCGCGGCGTCGCGCGCGGCCGCGCGCGCCCCGCGGGCGGCCGGGCGGCCGCCCGGGCGCACCTTGCCCTTCCTCACGGCGCGTCTCCGCCGTCGGCCACGGCCGCTCCCGGCGCGGCGCCCGCGAGCGCGAGCACCTCGCGGCGGAAGACCTCGCCGCGATGCGCGTAGCTCGTGAACTGGTCGAAGCTCGCGCACGCCGGCGCGAGCAGGACGGTGTCGCCTTCGCGCGCGAGCTCGGCGGCGCGCGCGACGGCGCGCGCGAGCGTGCCGCACGCTTCGCTCGGGATCGCGCCGCCCATCGCGGCTTCGAGCGCGCCCGCGGACTCCCCGATCCACAGCGCCGCCCGCACGCGGGGCGCCGCGACCTCGGCGAGCGGCGCGAAGTCGAGGCCCTTGTCGCGCCCGCCGGCGATCCACACGACGCGCCCTTCGCA
Coding sequences:
- a CDS encoding cyanophycin synthetase; protein product: DGDSVVLVDPARGVRARVDLSPLALEGRHNRDNAAMALCAAVALGVEPARASRAFATFRGLPHRSELVAVVRGVRFVDDSKATNPGAAERSLEGCEGRVVWIAGGRDKGLDFAPLAEVAAPRVRAALWIGESAGALEAAMGGAIPSEACGTLARAVARAAELAREGDTVLLAPACASFDQFTSYAHRGEVFRREVLALAGAAPGAAVADGGDAP